A portion of the Stigmatella aurantiaca DW4/3-1 genome contains these proteins:
- a CDS encoding sigma-54-dependent transcriptional regulator: METLLIIDDDVGLLENLQMHFEEILQDDTPRYNVVTATSAAMGLKAAQESMPSVVILDMMLPDRSGLEIIEEMKTLCGDARIILVTAHHDMETTIRAMKAGAFDYIHKPFPDPAALDLVVERALEYRQLSRRAASVNVENAAARLGDIVGTSPLMQQLVKEIGKVTSSHATVLINGESGTGKELFARVIHNYSYDEAKPFIGINCSAIVDTLLESELFGHEKGSFTGATSTKQGKFELAEDGTVFLDEIGDMSLMLQAKLLRVLQEREFERVGGVKRIKLRARVIAATHRTLSEEVATGRFREDLYQRLKVITLQIPPLRERREDIPLLVHHLLERINEKVHKRVLRVPPEVLEHLTRLPWRGNVRELENVLTRAVVLAPGEVLLGGDLPALEPSPLLPESGRTQASPGPLFTAPPVDDASQIPTLEEAERVLIQRAMAVTKGHKGKTCQILGISRPTLERKLQKYALSQPTTSSLGGQG; the protein is encoded by the coding sequence ATGGAGACCCTTCTCATCATCGATGACGACGTGGGCCTCCTGGAGAACCTCCAGATGCACTTCGAGGAGATCCTTCAGGATGACACGCCGCGTTATAACGTGGTGACGGCCACCAGCGCCGCCATGGGGCTGAAGGCGGCCCAGGAGTCCATGCCCAGCGTGGTCATCCTGGACATGATGCTGCCGGACCGCAGCGGCCTGGAAATCATCGAGGAGATGAAGACGCTGTGTGGGGACGCGCGCATCATCCTCGTCACCGCGCACCACGACATGGAGACGACGATCCGGGCCATGAAGGCCGGGGCGTTCGACTACATCCACAAGCCCTTCCCGGATCCCGCCGCCCTGGATCTGGTGGTGGAGCGGGCGCTGGAGTACCGGCAGCTGTCGCGGCGGGCCGCGTCGGTGAATGTGGAGAACGCGGCGGCGCGCCTGGGCGACATCGTCGGCACCAGCCCGCTGATGCAGCAGTTGGTGAAGGAGATCGGCAAGGTCACCAGCAGCCACGCCACGGTGCTCATCAACGGGGAGAGCGGCACGGGCAAGGAGCTGTTCGCCCGTGTCATCCACAACTACTCCTATGACGAGGCCAAGCCCTTCATCGGCATCAACTGCTCGGCCATCGTGGACACGCTGCTGGAGAGCGAGCTGTTCGGCCACGAGAAGGGCTCGTTCACCGGCGCCACCAGCACCAAGCAGGGCAAGTTCGAGCTGGCCGAGGACGGCACCGTCTTCCTGGACGAGATCGGCGACATGTCGCTGATGCTCCAGGCCAAGCTCTTGCGCGTGCTCCAAGAGCGCGAGTTCGAGCGCGTGGGCGGCGTCAAGCGCATCAAGCTGCGTGCGCGCGTCATCGCCGCCACCCACCGCACCCTCTCGGAGGAGGTGGCCACGGGCCGCTTCCGCGAGGACCTTTACCAGCGCCTCAAGGTCATCACCCTCCAAATCCCCCCTCTGCGGGAGCGGCGCGAGGACATCCCCCTGCTGGTGCACCACCTGTTGGAGCGCATCAACGAGAAGGTGCACAAGCGCGTGCTCCGGGTCCCTCCAGAGGTGCTGGAGCACCTGACCCGGCTGCCCTGGCGCGGCAACGTGCGCGAGTTGGAGAACGTCCTCACCCGGGCCGTGGTGCTCGCCCCCGGCGAGGTGCTGCTGGGCGGGGACCTGCCCGCCCTCGAGCCCTCCCCCCTGTTGCCGGAGTCTGGACGGACCCAGGCCTCCCCCGGCCCCCTCTTCACGGCCCCGCCCGTGGATGACGCCAGCCAGATTCCCACTTTGGAAGAAGCCGAACGCGTGCTCATCCAACGCGCCATGGCCGTGACCAAGGGGCACAAGGGCAAGACGTGCCAGATTCTGGGAATCAGCCGCCCAACTCTTGAGAGAAAACTCCAGAAATACGCGCTTTCCCAGCCAACCACCTCGTCCTTGGGTGGACAGGGGTAG
- the mrpC gene encoding Crp/Fnr family transcriptional regulator MrpC yields the protein MHGFNRPLGPIGSNVVAPLQTTSSGMMVTANKIVPGQESIDFKGYFKVESFPHNSVIYRYGDTTDRVYLLKSGRVRLMRVGKNGTRSVVSILRPGEIFGEVFRPEGTTIEEMAIASGEAEVWSIEGRDFRAQLEARPALALDVVRAYAERVRALRKRVLGLTFKEVPARLADTLLTLVEAHGERCPHGGETDLRGITQQDLADLVGASRSFVSTLINEMKRDGVLGNVGRILCVRDQKALRKIAGKEK from the coding sequence ATGCACGGCTTCAACCGCCCCCTCGGCCCCATCGGTTCCAACGTTGTCGCTCCGCTGCAGACGACCAGCTCCGGGATGATGGTCACGGCCAACAAGATCGTTCCTGGCCAGGAATCGATCGATTTCAAGGGCTACTTCAAGGTCGAATCCTTCCCCCACAACTCGGTCATCTACCGCTATGGGGACACGACCGACCGCGTGTACCTGCTCAAATCGGGCCGCGTGCGCCTGATGCGCGTGGGCAAGAATGGCACCCGCTCGGTGGTGAGCATCCTGCGCCCCGGGGAGATCTTCGGCGAGGTGTTCCGCCCCGAGGGCACCACCATCGAGGAGATGGCGATTGCCTCCGGCGAGGCGGAAGTGTGGAGCATCGAGGGCCGTGACTTCCGCGCGCAGCTCGAGGCGCGCCCCGCCCTGGCGCTGGATGTGGTGCGCGCCTACGCCGAGCGCGTGCGTGCGCTGCGCAAGCGCGTGCTGGGCCTGACCTTCAAGGAAGTCCCCGCGCGGCTGGCGGACACCCTGCTGACGCTGGTCGAGGCGCACGGTGAGCGCTGCCCGCACGGCGGTGAGACGGACCTGCGCGGCATCACCCAGCAGGATCTCGCGGACCTGGTGGGCGCCTCGCGCTCCTTCGTCTCCACGCTCATCAACGAGATGAAGCGCGATGGCGTGCTGGGCAACGTCGGCCGCATCCTCTGCGTGCGCGACCAGAAGGCGCTGCGGAAGATCGCCGGCAAGGAGAAGTAA
- a CDS encoding MutS-related protein has translation MTVPAEPSPHRTYTERRAATQSRLADLDRLNARYANLRGLIFVAAAIVGGMTLFGRLPRVYWWGVLGAVAVYAVLAVLHNAVFRKEARERLYVTLNERGLARLSGAWREFAERGERFLSPSHLYTPDLDVFGQASLFQLLNETATRAGEERLASWLSAPADADTVVTRQGAARELSSQVAFRQDLCVEARIVSREKADPRLFIQWAESGPALQSIRWSRPLALLLPPITLTLYVLGQLTLVPGWSWWIGLFAQLGVVLATKGALRQMEERLSAGENGFARYAPLFARIEGQPVQHPLLQRLQAGLQRPGEAPVSTHFHRFSRLYSFVEFKRHQFHPVVHLFTLWDIHALFPLEAWREKHGAQVRHWFEALAEWEALSCLAGFAHDRPDFTWPTLVQEGPRVEAQALGHPLLDNPVPNDVSLPGPRHALLITGSNMSGKTTLMRAVGANVVLALAGAPVCARTFTLSPLHALTSMRVKDSLERGVSYFYAEVQRIKAVLDAAAAAKGQALFLLDEILLGTNTRERQIASREVLRLLLSTGACGAVTTHDLSLAVLADEPGAHVVNVHFRDHLEDGKMVFDYTLRQGVVDTTNALRVLRMAGVPVTETEEPAPPPGA, from the coding sequence ATGACCGTTCCAGCCGAGCCTTCTCCTCACCGCACGTACACCGAGCGCCGCGCCGCCACCCAATCGAGACTCGCGGACCTGGACCGGCTCAACGCCCGCTACGCGAACCTGCGGGGCCTGATCTTCGTGGCGGCGGCCATTGTCGGGGGGATGACCCTCTTTGGCCGGCTGCCCCGTGTCTATTGGTGGGGGGTTCTAGGCGCGGTGGCCGTCTATGCCGTGTTGGCCGTGCTGCACAACGCGGTCTTCCGCAAGGAAGCAAGGGAGCGGTTGTACGTAACGTTGAATGAGCGCGGGCTGGCCCGGCTGAGCGGCGCGTGGCGCGAGTTCGCCGAGCGGGGGGAACGGTTTCTGTCCCCCTCACATCTGTACACCCCAGACCTGGATGTTTTCGGGCAGGCCAGCCTCTTCCAGCTCTTGAACGAAACGGCGACCCGGGCTGGAGAAGAGCGGCTCGCCTCCTGGCTGTCCGCCCCGGCCGACGCCGACACCGTCGTCACGCGGCAGGGGGCGGCACGGGAGCTGTCGTCTCAAGTCGCCTTCCGGCAAGACTTGTGCGTGGAGGCGCGCATCGTGTCCCGAGAAAAAGCGGACCCGCGCCTCTTCATTCAGTGGGCCGAGTCGGGCCCCGCGCTTCAGTCCATCCGCTGGTCCCGGCCGCTGGCCCTCCTCCTGCCGCCCATCACCCTGACGCTCTACGTGCTCGGTCAGCTGACCCTCGTGCCGGGCTGGTCCTGGTGGATCGGCCTCTTCGCGCAACTCGGCGTGGTGCTGGCCACCAAGGGGGCCCTGCGGCAGATGGAGGAGCGCCTGTCCGCGGGAGAAAATGGCTTCGCGCGCTATGCCCCCCTCTTCGCCCGGATCGAAGGGCAACCCGTCCAGCACCCGCTGCTCCAGCGCCTCCAGGCGGGGCTCCAGCGGCCGGGCGAGGCGCCCGTCTCCACACACTTCCACCGCTTCAGCCGACTCTACTCCTTCGTCGAGTTCAAGCGGCACCAGTTCCACCCGGTGGTGCACCTGTTCACCCTCTGGGACATCCACGCCCTGTTCCCGCTGGAAGCCTGGCGCGAGAAGCACGGCGCCCAGGTGCGGCACTGGTTCGAGGCCCTCGCGGAGTGGGAAGCGCTCTCGTGCCTCGCGGGCTTCGCGCACGACCGGCCGGACTTCACCTGGCCCACCCTCGTGCAGGAGGGCCCCCGCGTGGAGGCCCAGGCGCTGGGCCACCCGCTGCTGGACAACCCCGTCCCCAACGATGTGTCCCTGCCGGGGCCGCGCCACGCGCTGCTCATCACCGGCTCCAACATGTCTGGGAAGACGACCCTGATGCGGGCGGTGGGCGCCAACGTGGTGCTGGCGCTGGCTGGGGCCCCCGTGTGTGCGCGCACGTTCACCCTGTCCCCACTTCATGCACTCACCAGCATGCGCGTGAAGGACTCGCTGGAGCGCGGCGTGTCTTACTTCTACGCCGAGGTGCAGCGCATCAAGGCGGTGCTGGACGCGGCGGCGGCGGCCAAGGGCCAGGCGCTGTTCCTGCTGGATGAAATCCTCCTGGGCACGAACACGCGCGAGCGGCAAATCGCCTCCCGCGAGGTGCTGCGGCTGTTGTTGAGCACGGGGGCGTGCGGCGCGGTCACGACGCATGACCTGTCCCTGGCGGTGCTGGCGGACGAGCCCGGTGCCCACGTGGTGAACGTCCACTTCCGGGACCACCTGGAAGACGGAAAAATGGTGTTTGACTACACCTTGCGTCAGGGCGTGGTGGACACCACCAACGCGCTCCGGGTGCTGCGCATGGCAGGCGTTCCGGTGACCGAGACCGAGGAGCCCGCCCCACCTCCCGGGGCCTGA
- a CDS encoding methyl-accepting chemotaxis protein: MIQNMTIARKLLLGFAAMVLILLGLVWASYESFSRLQAARLLDVHSYDVLLEARALMKSVVDIETGKRGFLLTGDEKFLDSLIHGRSAFTEHMAKSLVLAAETPQQKQRLQKFQEAYQQWMNTHVEPMLAARRLVTQGQADFSTIVDKVRVTEGKRFVDDMRTLSAEIEQEESALLVQRTATSSLLTENMYQMLLGGGLLGALLATLLITFLSRSIMQGLEQMLTIIRRLATGDLTVSIDSPVSGEAGQMMAGMHEVIRRLSEVIGEARSATFALSSAAEQVSSASQALSLGTSTQVAAVEETTTHLNQFNVSINQNAENSRRMEQAALDGALHAEESGQAVKETVAAMNSIAEKISIVEELAYQTNLLALNAAVEAARAGDYGRGFAVVATEVRKLAERSRTAAREIGVLANSSVKVANHSGELLTSLVPTIRKTAALVQEVSTACKTQSEGVGVISRAMLRVDEITQRNSSAAEELISTAEELAAQAEALQRTMNFFQVAQEFHPPAFAGRMPRSPTKALQTAAQAAGSLSLPRSPARALSEDKDFKRF; this comes from the coding sequence ATGATTCAGAACATGACCATCGCGCGCAAGCTGCTGCTCGGATTCGCCGCGATGGTGTTGATCCTGCTCGGTCTGGTCTGGGCTTCCTACGAGAGTTTCTCCCGGCTCCAGGCCGCCAGGCTCCTGGACGTGCACTCCTATGATGTCCTGCTCGAAGCGCGCGCGCTGATGAAGAGCGTGGTCGACATCGAGACGGGCAAGCGCGGCTTCCTGCTCACCGGGGATGAGAAGTTCCTCGATTCATTGATCCACGGGCGCTCGGCCTTCACCGAGCACATGGCGAAGTCCCTGGTGCTGGCCGCGGAGACGCCCCAGCAGAAGCAGCGCCTCCAGAAGTTCCAGGAGGCCTACCAGCAATGGATGAACACCCATGTCGAGCCCATGCTCGCGGCCCGCCGGTTGGTGACCCAGGGCCAGGCGGACTTCAGCACGATCGTGGACAAGGTGCGCGTCACCGAGGGCAAGCGGTTCGTGGATGACATGCGCACCCTCAGCGCGGAGATCGAACAGGAGGAGTCCGCCCTGCTCGTCCAGCGCACCGCGACCAGCAGCCTCCTGACGGAGAACATGTACCAGATGCTCCTGGGCGGGGGCCTGCTGGGAGCCCTGCTGGCCACCCTCCTCATCACCTTCCTGTCGCGGAGCATCATGCAGGGGCTCGAGCAGATGCTGACCATCATCCGCCGGCTCGCCACGGGAGATCTGACGGTTTCCATCGATTCCCCCGTCAGCGGCGAAGCGGGGCAGATGATGGCGGGCATGCATGAAGTCATCCGCCGGCTCTCCGAGGTGATTGGAGAGGCGCGCTCGGCGACGTTCGCGCTCTCCTCGGCCGCGGAGCAGGTCTCCTCCGCCTCCCAGGCCCTGTCCCTGGGGACGAGCACCCAGGTGGCCGCCGTGGAGGAGACCACCACCCACCTGAATCAGTTCAATGTCTCCATCAACCAGAACGCGGAGAACAGCCGCCGGATGGAGCAAGCGGCCCTCGATGGGGCGCTGCATGCCGAGGAGAGTGGCCAGGCGGTGAAGGAGACCGTCGCGGCGATGAACTCCATCGCGGAAAAAATCTCGATCGTGGAGGAGCTGGCCTACCAGACCAACCTCCTGGCGCTGAATGCCGCCGTCGAGGCCGCGCGCGCGGGCGACTACGGCCGTGGGTTCGCCGTGGTGGCCACCGAGGTGCGCAAGCTCGCCGAACGAAGCCGGACGGCGGCCCGGGAGATCGGCGTCCTGGCGAACTCCAGCGTGAAGGTGGCCAATCACTCCGGCGAGCTGTTGACGAGCCTGGTGCCCACCATCCGCAAGACCGCGGCGCTCGTGCAGGAGGTCTCCACCGCCTGCAAGACCCAATCCGAGGGCGTGGGGGTGATCAGCCGGGCCATGCTCCGGGTGGATGAGATTACCCAGCGCAACTCCTCGGCCGCCGAGGAGCTCATCTCCACGGCGGAGGAATTGGCCGCGCAGGCCGAGGCACTGCAACGGACGATGAACTTCTTCCAGGTCGCGCAGGAGTTTCATCCTCCCGCCTTCGCCGGCCGCATGCCCCGCTCCCCCACGAAAGCCTTGCAGACGGCCGCCCAGGCCGCGGGATCGCTTTCTTTGCCCCGATCGCCCGCCCGTGCCCTTTCCGAAGACAAGGACTTCAAGCGCTTCTAG
- a CDS encoding methylthioribulose 1-phosphate dehydratase: MFRTEDLGARTDELIRAGRFFFERGWVPATAGNFSARLDERHLVITASGRHKGELDAEGFLVVGQEGEVLSPGRKPSAETALHLMLYRREPSLGAVLHTHSRSATLLSRLSPGGVVLEGYEVLKALPGVDTHAARLEVPVFPNDQDIPRLAAQVEHFFREHPEPRGYLIEGHGLYTWGRTVGDARRHVEAFEFLFECELEMRRLTR; encoded by the coding sequence ATGTTCCGCACCGAGGATCTCGGGGCTCGGACCGACGAGCTCATCCGGGCAGGCCGCTTTTTTTTCGAGCGAGGCTGGGTGCCTGCCACCGCGGGCAACTTCTCCGCGCGGCTGGATGAACGCCACCTGGTCATCACCGCCTCCGGCCGCCACAAGGGCGAGCTGGATGCCGAGGGCTTTCTCGTGGTGGGACAAGAGGGCGAGGTGCTCTCCCCGGGCCGCAAGCCCTCGGCCGAGACCGCGCTGCACTTGATGCTCTACCGGCGGGAGCCCTCCCTGGGCGCCGTGCTGCACACCCACTCGCGCTCGGCCACGTTGCTGTCTCGCCTGAGCCCCGGCGGGGTGGTGCTGGAGGGCTATGAAGTGCTCAAGGCCCTGCCGGGCGTGGACACCCACGCGGCGCGGCTGGAAGTTCCCGTGTTTCCCAACGACCAGGACATTCCCCGGCTCGCCGCCCAGGTCGAACATTTCTTTCGCGAGCACCCCGAGCCCCGGGGCTACCTCATCGAAGGCCATGGCCTCTACACCTGGGGCCGCACGGTGGGGGATGCCCGGCGCCACGTGGAAGCGTTCGAGTTTCTGTTCGAGTGTGAGTTGGAGATGAGGAGGCTGACGAGATGA
- a CDS encoding 1,2-dihydroxy-3-keto-5-methylthiopentene dioxygenase, translating into MSELRVFDEADGAHPRIHTRDFDTIRRELDAVGIRFERWEARQPLAPGASQADILAAYHDSIDRLMKERGFKTADVLGMVPDHPDKASLRKKFLDEHTHSEDEVRFFVEGQGLFSIHKEGRVFHILCEKGDLLSVPHGTPHWFDMGPAPRFTAIRLFTNTEGWVARMTGSDIAASFPRFE; encoded by the coding sequence ATGAGCGAGCTAAGGGTCTTCGACGAGGCAGATGGCGCCCACCCCCGCATCCACACCCGGGACTTCGACACCATCCGCAGAGAGCTCGATGCCGTGGGCATCCGCTTCGAACGCTGGGAGGCGCGCCAGCCGCTGGCCCCGGGCGCCAGCCAGGCGGACATCCTGGCGGCCTACCATGACTCCATCGATCGGCTGATGAAGGAGCGGGGCTTCAAGACGGCGGACGTGCTGGGCATGGTGCCGGACCATCCCGACAAGGCCTCGCTCCGCAAGAAGTTCCTCGATGAGCACACCCACAGCGAGGACGAGGTCCGCTTCTTCGTCGAGGGCCAGGGGCTCTTCAGCATTCACAAGGAAGGGCGCGTCTTCCACATCCTGTGCGAGAAGGGAGACCTGCTCAGCGTTCCTCATGGAACCCCCCACTGGTTCGACATGGGCCCCGCCCCGCGCTTCACCGCCATCCGCCTCTTCACCAACACCGAAGGCTGGGTGGCCCGCATGACCGGAAGTGATATCGCCGCCTCCTTTCCCCGCTTCGAGTAG
- the mtnC gene encoding acireductone synthase, whose translation MVQAIVTDIEGTTSSLSFVKEVLFPYSARHLRDFVHTHGQDPAVRRLLDEARQVDGGAREDGPLVDTLLRWIQEDRKIGALKGLQGLLWEEGYRRGDFQGHVYEDAARRLREWHGRGLRLYVYSSGSVQAQVSLFRHTAFGDLTPLFHGYFDTRVGGKKEVASYEAIRRELGLPPTKILFLSDVREELDAAAAAGLRTGCLARGEGPPVDPGPHPVARSFDDLPL comes from the coding sequence ATGGTGCAGGCCATCGTCACCGACATCGAGGGGACCACGTCGAGCCTGTCCTTCGTGAAGGAGGTGCTCTTCCCCTACTCGGCCCGCCACCTGCGGGACTTCGTCCACACCCACGGGCAGGATCCCGCGGTGCGGCGCCTGCTGGACGAAGCGCGCCAGGTGGACGGAGGGGCGCGGGAGGACGGGCCGCTCGTGGACACCTTGCTGCGCTGGATTCAAGAGGACCGAAAGATCGGGGCCCTCAAGGGCTTGCAGGGCCTGCTGTGGGAAGAGGGCTACCGGCGCGGCGACTTCCAGGGCCACGTCTACGAGGACGCCGCGCGCCGGCTGCGCGAATGGCACGGCCGGGGGCTCCGCCTCTATGTCTACTCCTCGGGCTCGGTGCAGGCGCAGGTGTCGCTCTTTCGCCACACGGCCTTTGGCGACCTCACCCCGCTCTTCCACGGCTACTTCGACACCCGCGTGGGCGGAAAGAAGGAAGTGGCCTCCTACGAGGCCATTCGCCGGGAGTTGGGCCTGCCGCCCACGAAGATTCTCTTTCTCTCGGACGTGAGGGAGGAGTTGGACGCGGCGGCGGCCGCGGGCCTGCGCACCGGGTGTCTGGCGCGGGGGGAGGGCCCTCCGGTCGATCCCGGTCCCCATCCGGTGGCCCGGAGCTTCGATGACCTGCCCTTGTGA